One part of the Rutidosis leptorrhynchoides isolate AG116_Rl617_1_P2 chromosome 1, CSIRO_AGI_Rlap_v1, whole genome shotgun sequence genome encodes these proteins:
- the LOC139871275 gene encoding large ribosomal subunit protein uL18-like, with protein sequence MMRSEMLIQAEPEKCQSQFSDYIKAEVEPDGLEEIYKKVHAAIRADPNSKEEKNAPKEHKTYNLKKLTYDKRKQKLIDRLNAFECCCRSE encoded by the exons ATGATGAGGTCAGAG ATGTTAATCCAAGCTGAACCAGAGAAGTGTCAGTCTCAGTTTTCAGACTACATCAAGGCTGAGGTTGAACCGGATGGTCTAGAAGAGATTTACAAAAAGGTCCATGCTGCAATTCGTGCTGATCCTAACTCTAAGGAGGAGAAGAATGCACCTAAGGAACATAAgac ATACAACCTCAAGAAGCTTACCTACGACAAAAGGAAGCAAAAGCTTATTGATAGGTTAAATGCATTTGAATGCTGCTGCAggagtgaatga